A genome region from Paralichthys olivaceus isolate ysfri-2021 chromosome 6, ASM2471397v2, whole genome shotgun sequence includes the following:
- the rcc2 gene encoding protein RCC2 homolog, protein MPRKKVTDISGNGGVKKKRASGKRKERDFSSDDEFDFEQENNKKPGRPAAKSGLQPVTVADDVKETIKLECPKVKGQLLIFGATNWDLIGRKEVPKQQAAFRNLGQNLWGPHRYGCLSDVQVSCVVSGPCAAHSLLMTTEGKLWSWGRNDKGQLGHGDTKRLEAPKLIEALADHVIVAAACGRNHTLALTEDGTAYSFGENKLGQLGQGNQTDAVLSPAAISYNGQPLVKVACGAEFSMVVDCKGNLYSFGCPEYGQLGHNSDGKFIARAQRIEFDCELIARRVAIFIEKSKDGQVMPVPNVVVRDVACGGNHTLVLDSQKRVFSWGFGGYGRLGHTEQKDEMVPRLVKLFDFPGRGASQIFTGYQCSFALSEMGGLFFWGVTNTSRESTMYPKSVQDLCGWKIRSLACGKSSILVAADESTISWGPSPTFGELGYGDNKPKSSTTAQEVKTLDGIYIEQVEMGYAHSLVIARQDTQQEEEKLKKLPEYNPRTI, encoded by the exons GTGAAAAAGAAGAGGGCCAGcgggaaaaggaaagagagagacttCAGCAGCGATGATGAGTTTGACTTCGAGCAGGAGAACAACAAGAAACCTGGCAGGCCCGCTGCCAAGTCCGGTCTGCAGCCTGTCACTGTGGCAGATGATGTCAAAGAGACAATA AAACTTGAATGCCCAAAGGTAAAAGGTCAACTACTCATCTTTGGAGCAACCAACTGGGATTTGATTGGAAGAAAGGAGGTGCCCAAACAACAAG CTGCATTCCGTAACCTGGGCCAGAATCTGTGGGGTCCTCACCGCTACGGCTGTCTGAGCGATGTCCAGGTTAGCTGTGTGGTGTCTGGGCCCTGTGCTGCACATAGTCTCCTGATGACCACTGAGGGCAAGCTGTGGAGCTGGG GTCGTAATGACAAAGGTCAGCTGGGTCATGGTGACACCAAACGCCTGGAGGCTCCCAAGTTAATCGAGGCCCTGGCAGATCATGTGATTGTTGCTGCAGCCTGTGGACGCAATCACACTCTGGCACTCACAG aggaTGGCACTGCGTACTCTTTTGGTGAGAACAAGCTCGGCCAGCTTGGCCAAGGCAACCAAACTGATGCCGTCCTCAGCCCAGCAGCA ATTTCCTACAATGGCCAGCCCCTGGTGAAGGTGGCTTGTGGTGCTGAATTCAGCATGGTGGTGGACTGCAAAGGAAACCTGTACTCCTTTGGCTGCCCAGAGTATGGACAGCTGG GTCACAACAGTGATGGGAAATTCATAGCTCGTGCCCAGCGCATTGAATTTGACTGTGAGCTCATTGCTCGTCGGGTTGCCATCTTCATTGAGAAGTCCAAGGACGGTCAGGTCATGCCCGTGCCTAACGTGGTGGTCAGAGATGTGGCCTGCGGGGGCAACCACACG ctgGTGCTGGATTCTCAGAAGCGAGTGTTCAGCTGGGGTTTTGGTGGTTACGGTCGTCTGGGCCACACGGAGCAGAAGGACGAGATGGTTCCCCGACTGGTGAAACTGTTTGACTTCCCTGGACGTGGTGCCAGTCAGATCTTTACAGGCTACCAGTGTTCCTTTGCTCTTAGTGAGATGG GGGGGCTGTTTTTCTGGGGGGTGACAAACACTTCCAGAGAGTCAACCATGTACCCCAAATCCGTGCAGGATCTGTGTGGCTGGAAGATCCGCAGTCTGGCATGTGG GAAGAGCAGCATCCTCGTTGCTGCAGATGAGAGCACAATCAGCTGGGGCCCCTCACCTACATTTGGAGAGCTG GGATATGGAGACAATAAACCCAAATCCTCCACCACAGCACAGGAGGTTAAGACCCTGGATGGCATCTACATTGAGCAG GTGGAGATGGGCTACGCTCACTCGCTGGTGATTGCCAGACAGGACActcagcaggaagaggagaaactGAAAAAGCTGCCTGAGTACAACCCCAGGACAATCTGA
- the LOC109630495 gene encoding large ribosomal subunit protein eL22 gives MAPIKKQSSGKGGKKKKQLLKFTLDCTHPVEDGIMDAANFEQFLQERIKVNGKAGNLGGGVVSIERSKSKITVSSEVPFSKRYLKYLTKKYLKKNNLRDWLRVVANTKESYELRYFQINQDEEEEEDED, from the exons ATGGCGCCTATT aAGAAGCAAAGCAGCGGTAAAGGTggtaagaagaagaagcagctcctGAAGTTCACACTGGACTGCACCCATCCGGTTGAAGATGGCATCATGGACGCTGCCAACTTT gagCAGTTTCTTCAGGAGCGGATTAAGGTGAACGGAAAAGCCGGCAATCTTGGTGGAGGTGTGGTCTCCATCGAGAGGAGCAAGAGCAAGATTACCGTGTCCTCTGAGGTGCCCTTCTCCAAAAG ATACCTGAAATATTTGACCAAGAAGTACCTGAAGAAGAACAATCTCCGTGACTGGTTGCGTGTGGTTGCCAACACCAAGGAGAGTTACGAGTTGCGTTACTTCCAGATCAaccaggatgaagaggaagaggaggatgaagattaA